The following proteins are co-located in the Sphingorhabdus lutea genome:
- the hisB gene encoding imidazoleglycerol-phosphate dehydratase HisB, with protein MRTASIERNTKETEISVTVNLDGTGAYNVSTGIGFLDHMIEQLSRHSLIDIDLRVKGDLHVDQHHTAEDSAIAIGEAISKALGDKAGIMRYGNAYSPMDETLSRVALDLSGRPYLVWQAAFTQEKLGEMDTELFKHWFHSFADGAGVTLHISLIHGENNHHIAESIFKGTARALRQAVEIDPRKNGAIPSTKGMLAS; from the coding sequence ATGAGAACAGCATCTATTGAACGCAACACCAAGGAAACCGAAATTTCCGTGACCGTAAATTTGGACGGAACGGGGGCATATAATGTGTCCACCGGCATTGGTTTTTTGGACCATATGATTGAACAATTATCGCGTCATTCGCTTATCGATATTGATTTGCGGGTAAAGGGCGATTTGCATGTTGACCAACATCATACCGCAGAGGATAGCGCGATTGCCATTGGCGAGGCTATATCAAAGGCATTGGGCGATAAGGCAGGGATTATGCGTTATGGCAATGCATATTCGCCGATGGATGAAACATTATCGCGGGTTGCATTGGATTTATCGGGGCGTCCATATTTGGTGTGGCAGGCCGCCTTTACCCAAGAAAAATTGGGCGAAATGGATACTGAATTGTTCAAGCATTGGTTTCACAGCTTTGCCGATGGGGCAGGGGTGACGCTGCATATCTCGTTAATTCATGGTGAAAATAATCATCATATTGCCGAAAGTATTTTTAAGGGCACGGCCCGCGCCCTGCGCCAAGCGGTGGAAATTGACCCGCGTAAAAATGGCGCAATTCCATCAACCAAGGGGATGTTGGCAAGCTGA
- the hisH gene encoding imidazole glycerol phosphate synthase subunit HisH — protein sequence MMIALIDYGAGNLHSVRSALVKAGADNVHITSNVDDVARADKIVLPGVGAFGACASALRALDGMEDALNQRVLHGGVPFLGICVGMQLLADEGLEFGGAKGLGWIEGKVRELDGDARGVKVPHMGWNDVILSTQNGLIQSGEAYFLHSFHFDAENPAHIIATTDHGGPLVAAVGRDNILGVQFHPEKSQHYGIEFLSRFLEWTA from the coding sequence CTGATGATTGCGCTGATTGATTATGGCGCAGGTAATCTGCATTCGGTGCGTAGCGCATTGGTGAAGGCAGGGGCGGATAATGTCCATATTACCAGCAATGTGGATGATGTGGCGCGCGCGGACAAAATTGTCTTGCCCGGTGTGGGTGCATTTGGGGCATGTGCATCGGCGCTGCGCGCGCTTGACGGGATGGAAGATGCGCTGAACCAGCGCGTATTACATGGCGGCGTTCCATTTTTGGGCATATGTGTGGGCATGCAATTATTGGCCGATGAGGGGTTGGAATTTGGCGGCGCAAAGGGGCTTGGCTGGATTGAAGGAAAAGTGCGCGAATTGGATGGCGATGCGCGCGGCGTGAAAGTGCCGCATATGGGATGGAATGATGTAATTTTATCCACGCAAAATGGCCTAATCCAATCGGGTGAGGCATATTTTTTGCACAGTTTCCATTTTGATGCTGAAAACCCCGCCCATATCATTGCCACCACCGACCATGGCGGTCCATTGGTCGCCGCCGTGGGGCGCGATAATATTTTGGGAGTGCAATTTCATCCCGAAAAAAGCCAGCATTATGGAATTGAATTTTTATCCCGTTTTTTGGAGTGGACCGCATGA
- the hisA gene encoding 1-(5-phosphoribosyl)-5-[(5-phosphoribosylamino)methylideneamino]imidazole-4-carboxamide isomerase, with protein sequence MIVFPAIDLKNGQVVRLAEGDMNRATIYAGNPAKQAAAFAAQGAEFLHVVDLDGAFAGKPENASAVEAIIDAFDGHIQLGGGIRNRETVERWFTLGVSRLVIGTAALKDPEFVKDMAHEFEGGIVVAVDAWDGFVATEGWAEVSDMPVVDLARRFEDAGVASILFTDVGRDGMLKGCNIDATVDLARQINMPVIASGGVKGIDDIHMLSNFADEGIEGVITGRAIFEGRLDLATAIAMAERN encoded by the coding sequence ATGATTGTTTTTCCCGCAATTGATTTGAAAAATGGCCAAGTTGTCCGTTTGGCAGAGGGTGATATGAACCGCGCCACCATTTATGCGGGAAATCCGGCAAAGCAGGCGGCGGCATTTGCCGCGCAGGGCGCAGAATTTTTGCATGTGGTTGACCTTGACGGGGCATTTGCCGGAAAACCGGAAAATGCCAGCGCGGTTGAGGCGATTATTGATGCGTTTGATGGGCATATTCAACTTGGTGGCGGGATAAGAAATCGTGAAACGGTGGAACGTTGGTTCACCCTTGGCGTGTCGCGTTTGGTTATTGGCACGGCGGCGTTAAAAGATCCTGAATTTGTCAAAGATATGGCACATGAATTTGAAGGCGGCATTGTGGTCGCGGTGGATGCGTGGGACGGATTTGTCGCCACCGAAGGATGGGCAGAGGTGTCCGATATGCCCGTGGTTGATCTTGCCCGCCGATTTGAGGATGCGGGCGTTGCGTCCATTTTATTTACCGATGTGGGCCGTGATGGCATGTTAAAAGGGTGCAATATTGACGCAACGGTCGATTTGGCGCGGCAAATTAACATGCCCGTTATCGCCAGTGGCGGGGTAAAGGGAATTGACGATATCCACATGCTGTCCAATTTCGCGGATGAGGGGATTGAGGGCGTGATTACAGGCCGCGCCATTTTTGAAGGGCGACTGGACCTTGCCACCGCCATTGCAATGGCCGAACGTAATTAA
- the hisF gene encoding imidazole glycerol phosphate synthase subunit HisF has protein sequence MTVKTRIIPCLDVANGRVVKGVNFVNLVDAGDPVEQAKAYDDAGADELCFLDISATSDGRGTLLDMVRRTAEVCFMPLTVGGGVRSDDDARALLLAGADKVAVNSAAVSRPELVGDIAQRFGSQCCVASVDARRSMKEDGTWTGKWEIFTHGGRKATGIDAVDHALNLTRLGAGELLVTSMDGDGTKAGYDLELIRTISDQVNIPVVASGGVGNLDHLVDGVIKGHASAVLAASIFHFGEYSIAEAKAALRKAGISARS, from the coding sequence ATGACCGTTAAAACACGCATCATCCCCTGTTTGGACGTGGCCAATGGCCGCGTGGTAAAGGGCGTGAATTTTGTAAATTTGGTCGATGCGGGCGATCCGGTTGAACAGGCAAAGGCATATGATGATGCCGGCGCGGATGAGCTTTGCTTTTTAGATATTTCCGCGACCAGTGACGGGCGCGGCACTTTATTGGACATGGTGCGCCGCACGGCAGAGGTATGTTTCATGCCATTAACCGTGGGCGGCGGGGTGCGCAGCGATGATGATGCGCGCGCATTATTATTGGCCGGCGCGGATAAGGTTGCGGTGAACAGCGCGGCGGTTTCCCGCCCCGAATTGGTGGGCGATATTGCACAAAGATTTGGCAGCCAATGCTGTGTTGCCTCCGTCGATGCGCGGCGCAGTATGAAAGAAGATGGCACATGGACCGGCAAATGGGAAATTTTCACCCATGGCGGGCGCAAGGCCACGGGAATTGATGCGGTGGACCATGCATTGAACCTAACCCGCCTTGGCGCGGGGGAATTATTGGTGACCAGCATGGATGGTGATGGCACAAAGGCGGGATATGATTTGGAGTTAATCCGCACCATATCCGATCAGGTGAACATTCCCGTGGTGGCCAGCGGCGGGGTTGGCAATTTGGACCATTTGGTTGACGGCGTGATAAAGGGACATGCCAGTGCGGTGTTGGCCGCATCTATTTTCCATTTTGGCGAATATAGCATCGCGGAGGCAAAGGCCGCCCTGCGTAAAGCGGGAATATCTGCGCGGTCTTAA